A window of Longimicrobiaceae bacterium genomic DNA:
AGAGGTCAGCTCCCGACGTATGCCTCTCCTGGAAGGACAACCCCGATCTGTGCACTTGCGGCACGCGATGGTCAAGTTGGTGCCGTGTGCCGCGAATTTTATTTTGAGCTTCGTGAGCGAACCGGGGCCGTGACTTGTCCGTGGGGCGTCCAACTGACCTTTGCGCGAGTCGAAAATCCGCTCGGATTGTATGGCGTCTTCATTCAGAGTGGGTTCACTGACGCAGGAGCGGCACGCGTGCGTGATATTCGCCGGGGCCCCCGCAAAGAAAAGAAGGCGGTAAGTGATGCCATTCAAGCTTCGGAACGCTTCAGTTATCCCCCACCAAGGGACCGAGACCTGCCCCACGATTTTGTAACATTGGTGTCGACGCTATTGGCTGGCCGCGCCGCCGATGCGATCCGCACCGTCGCACATGAGATCCAATCCCCAGTTCAAGGAGCAATGGGGGACGCTATCTTCCTCAAGGACTTAGCAGAGCAAGGAACACTGGACCGCGGGATTGCAGATCGAATCCGCCGACTCGCGCGGAACCTCGATGCAGTAACTGCATACTCCAGGCGTATCCCGCTGCTCGTCGCGACGGATCTCGATTACAATCCTGCGCAACTTCGACGGGTATCTCTCACCACAGCGATCGAGAATGTTGTCGCCAGACTTTCGAGCTATGCTGATGAACGGGGAATCGACGTAAGGCGGCACCATCGCGCCCAACCGATGGTTGAGGCGGTTCCTGAGCAGTTGGAGATGGTCCTTCACAACCTGATCCATAACGCGATCAAGTATTCTTTTAAACGGAACGACGGACTGCAACAGTATGTACAGATCCGAGTCGATCAGGAGCCCGACTTCGCGCTCGTAGCGGTGGAAAACATCGGAACGCCGATCACGCCACAGGAGATCGCCCATGGGAGCATCTTCCAACTCGGATACCGGGGCCGGTACAGCGGTGATCGAGGTCGACAGGGCACTGGATCTGGAATGTACATCGCGAACCGGGTGGTGCGAGGGCACGGCGGAAGCATCGTGATTGAGAGCAAACAGCTCGTTGAACACCACGAAACGCCTGCCTCGCTAGTTCGGATGAATGTCCGCTGGCCGATCAGAGCACAGTTCTCTGCGCGGCAGTTGTGAGTACGCACTCTCTACCGGACTAGCGGAGACCTTGTAGGCGCGGCAATGGTTTTTACAAGGGGGCGCGTGCAGCCTGCCCCACGAAAGCGGCGTTTCCATGCAACCTCAGCCGCCCCGCCGGCAGTGCTGTTAACAGCCTTTTCGTTCTAGACCACCGGGGCAGGAACACGTAGAGTGTTCCTGCCCCGGTCTCTGGAGTGGGACCCCGCGCCCGTGGTGTGTTGTGCCGGTGGGAAGGGGGGCGGGTGGGTGGCGTACCTCTCGGCCCGGCTGAGCCGATCAACGGAGAGCCCATCACCGGCGGGAGCCCCAGAAACTGTATCCGTCACCGCGTTGGTGCGGAGCTGAGCCGCGAACTTCTACGTACCCGGCGTTCCGACCATGTAGTCATCCCTACGCATGCTGCGGAGGAATCCTTTCGGATCAGTGCGTTGTCGGTGAGCAAAAAACTCGGCTAGTTGGATAAAAAGTCGGCTAATCGGGCAGAAAGTCGGCTAGTGAGATAGAAAGTCAGCCAGGCGCCGGTTGGCGACGCTTCGCGGACGAGGTGGTGGGGTCGGCCTGGCAGGCTCGATCCGGGACCGTTGCGACAATCCTCTTGACGGTCCGTTTAGCCGCCGGTACTATGTGTCTGGATGTGCGCGCCCGCCGTCTTCTTGCCGCTGTGAAGGGGTCCCCCACCCCCGCCAGCACTCCGTCGAACCGAGGTCAGCCATGTCGACACGCACAAGGTTCAGAACTCTCCACCCGGGCCTGCTCGCAGGTATCTTCGCCCTCTTCGGGCTTGGCGCCTGCAGCGACGAGCAGACTCCGCCCCTTTCGCCCGACGACCCCGCCCGGCCCTCGGCCTCCTCCGCCGCGGGGGAGGTCTCCCGGGCGGTGATCTCGTTCGGGCGGAGCCTCCCGGACGCCGAAGTGATCCAGCTCCTGGTCCAGCACGATCTCCAGGCCGTCGAGGTCCACATGACCGCGGGCGGGATGTTCGGGTCGCACGAGCGCTTCAGTGCCGCGGATCCCCGCCTCGTGGTGGAGACAGCGCGCCGCAGCTCAATCGGAAGCACGCAGAAAGCCCTGAGTGGCAGTACGATCCGCTTCCAGCGGTTCCGCGAGAAACATCCCCGGGCTGCCGTGCTGGGGAGTGCAAAACTCGAAGAGCAGGCCCGCTCGCTCGTGGAGGTTCGCGCGAGCCTCGAAGCGGTGCTTCACGAGGCGAGGGGTAACCGCCCGCTGATCTATGCCGTCGAGGTGAGCGGGAGCGCAGCCGCACTCGACGCTCTTGCAACGGACCGGCGGGTGTCCCACTTCGCAGCGGTCCCAAGCTCCGATGGAAAGCTCGCGCCCCCAGCCCCGGTCTGGCCCGCCCAGGTCGATATTCCTCGCGGGATCACTGCCCTCCGAAAGCAGCGGGCTGCCCAGGTGTACGACCATGTGGAGGCCTACTCCGGCGGCGACGTGGGCACCATGTGTATAGGCTGCACCCCATCCGAGCCCGAGCCCGAGCTCGAGCCGGCGGACACCCTCGTCTCCCCCGATGATCCGGCCTACTATGACGGGTCGTCCGGGCCACGCCCCACCTACTGGCCGAATGAGGGGGATTTCTGGTTCAACGGTGCATCCTTCACGGATTCGTATTTCCTCTGGTACCGGAACGGCGGCTGGAAATCCACTACCCCGGGGTACGAGCACAACCTGAACGTGGAGTCCACCTTCGCCTCGGGGTGCACCGCCTGGACTAACCTGCCCTACCGGTACAATGACTGCAGCACCGCAGGTGTCGTTGAGCCGGGAACGAAAGTAGGCCTGGCATTCGGATCCTATTACGCCAAGTACATCAAGAACAACAGATGGTACTATGGCTACTGGGATCTCACCGGCGGCGAGGCAGTGTACCACAAGTACACGGAGTACACCGTAACCGGCCAGGAGGTGAAGAAGACCTTCTGCTGGTTCAACTCACCGTGGTGCATGAACGGCGTCGACAGCTACTTTCTGGTCACGGGAGGGTGGATGGTCACCAACGCCGCCATCACCGAGTACAGGACCTGGTACAAGCCCTGAGCCGCGCCGGGTCCAAGGGCCGAGGGGCCCGCCGGCAGACCTCAGAGGGGCGGGTGAGTCGCTCGCCGGCGAGTCACCCGCTCGGATCCTAGACGAGTTGCCGCAGAGAGAGGGTTCCGGAATGGGGATGCTCCGCTGGGCGGCATGGGCTTTGGCCGTCATCTCAGGCCTGTACGTTCTTGGACTGATCGTCACCCGGCTCGTGGTCGGCAGCGGCCTCGAGCGTGTCCCCCTGGATCCGCGCCAGCAGGAGATCGCCCGGTTCGCGTTGGAGAACGCCTGGCTCAACAACGACAACCCGATCGCCCGGGTTCTGCTACCGGCAGCCCGCGTGGAACGCATCCGGTACGTTCCAGGGCCGTGTCCCCTTCGGACTCGGACAGGGGAGCGTACCGACGCCACGACACCGGCGTTTGAAGCGTACGTCCGGTTCTACTGGCTGTATGCTGTGCCCGGGCCGGTCTCGCGGGTGGACTGCTCCTCCGTCAGCATAGATGGCCTTGGCTGGTAGCTGCACCGGGACTCACCGCACCAGGAGGGGAGGATCATGCACCGTCTTCCGAAGACCTTGATGATGGGTGTCACCCTGGCGCTCACTGCAGCAGCGTGCGAGACCGAGGGTCCGCTCGACCGTACCGCAGCCTTCTGGTTCCGAGCTACGGTCACAGGAACCGTCCAGGCCGATTATCATGGCGGAGGAGACTTCCAGGTCGGAGCCGACTCGCGGTTGGGGGGGGCGCTCGCGTTTGCGCTCTTCTCTGCGAGTGAGGAGGCCGGAGCCCGCCAGAGCTTTTCGCTGCAGCGCGTCGGGTCCACCCTGCCTGCACGAGGCATCTACCCGATCACCTTGAAGGACGGCTTTACTGCGCAGTACCTTCGCGAGGTCGATCGTACGCTGCAGGCATTTGTCGCCCGGTCGGGTGAGCTCGAGATCACGCATTCGTCCGCCGAGCGCGTCGAGGGTCGGTTCCGCCTGGTTGGCTTCCAGTATTGCGCGAGGGATCTAAAGGGGGGCCGGGTTCCGGAGGGACCCTGTAGGATCCCGGAGGCCATAATCCCCGATGCACCGATCATCGAGATCTCCGGCTCGTTCAGAGCAGGCCCCGCCAGCTCCCAAGAGTTCCCGAGGTGAAGTAGGTCGGGAGCTGAGACAGATCCCGGGGACGGGCCCGGACCCGGAGCAGCACGGGGGCGCACCACGAGCGAGTGCGCCCCCTGCTGCGTTCCCCTCTTCCTTCATCGACGCCCCGGCCGGCCGTTTACACCCTTAGATCGAATGCGACCAGCTGAACGCGGGATGATCGGACGGGGTTAGGGGCATGACTGATCCGGGTGCGCCAGTACTAAAAGAAATACGAAACAACGGTACAGGACCCGGCGAAGGGCCGGAAGTGATTCGCCAAACCCTTTTTAGAACTAGCCGACTTTGGTTCACAGACCTCCTGAAAACCCCAGAGAACACGCGAAACCAACTAGCCGAGATTCTTGTTCACCGACATGCGTACCAACTGGACGAGTTCGGCAAGGTTGGGACGGAATGCACTCACCCGCTCCCCAAGCTCGTCCGAGAGGGGAGCCAGCAGGAGCAGGTGACCGTCCAGCGCATTCTTGAAAGCGGCCCCGACTCCCTCAGCAGGCTATCAGCTACCCGCTCCGCTTCCGACTCGGCACGGATGAGCCTTTGCGCCTGCAACAGCTCTTCGCGCGTGAATGGAAGCAGTGATTCGCCCGTCCCGTCCTGCGGGTGAGCCATAGGCAGTTTACCAATATAGTCCCCAATGACGCGCGCCGATTTCGAACGCCCGCGGCGGGATCGGTTGCGGCAGATTAACTTCCCAGGTACTCCCGGAAGTTCCTCACCTACACAAAGGAGTACCCATGCAGACGACTCGGATCGCCCTCGTTGCGCTCACCGCTCTCCTCGCGGGGTGCAGCGTCGACC
This region includes:
- a CDS encoding HAMP domain-containing sensor histidine kinase, with product MRDIRRGPRKEKKAVSDAIQASERFSYPPPRDRDLPHDFVTLVSTLLAGRAADAIRTVAHEIQSPVQGAMGDAIFLKDLAEQGTLDRGIADRIRRLARNLDAVTAYSRRIPLLVATDLDYNPAQLRRVSLTTAIENVVARLSSYADERGIDVRRHHRAQPMVEAVPEQLEMVLHNLIHNAIKYSFKRNDGLQQYVQIRVDQEPDFALVAVENIGTPITPQEIAHGSIFQLGYRGRYSGDRGRQGTGSGMYIANRVVRGHGGSIVIESKQLVEHHETPASLVRMNVRWPIRAQFSARQL